The following coding sequences are from one Lysinibacillus sp. FSL W8-0992 window:
- a CDS encoding deoxynucleoside kinase codes for MNLREKYGIPPQTVITIAGTVGVGKSTMTKALAEVLNFRTSFEKVDTNPYLDKFYDDFEKWSFHLQVYFLAERFKEQKRIFEYGGGFVQDRSIYEDTGIFAKMHFDKGTMSPIDYETYRNLFDAMVMTPYFPHPDLVVYLEGPIDDVIGRIQERGREMEQQTPNDYWIEMHERYEDWINNFNSCPVLRLDINDYDLMKNPDAIESIVSRISHMLKQTSHLRK; via the coding sequence ATGAATTTGAGAGAGAAATATGGAATTCCCCCACAAACGGTCATTACAATTGCTGGGACTGTAGGTGTAGGAAAGTCCACGATGACAAAGGCGCTGGCAGAAGTGTTAAATTTCCGTACATCATTTGAAAAAGTAGACACAAATCCTTATTTAGATAAATTTTATGATGACTTTGAAAAATGGAGCTTCCATTTACAAGTATATTTCCTAGCTGAACGTTTTAAAGAGCAAAAGCGTATTTTCGAATATGGCGGTGGCTTTGTGCAAGATCGCTCTATTTATGAAGATACAGGGATTTTTGCAAAAATGCACTTTGATAAAGGGACGATGAGTCCAATAGATTACGAGACATATCGTAATTTATTTGATGCCATGGTGATGACACCTTATTTCCCACACCCAGACTTAGTAGTTTATTTAGAGGGGCCGATTGATGATGTAATTGGTCGTATTCAAGAACGTGGTCGTGAGATGGAGCAGCAAACACCAAATGATTATTGGATTGAAATGCATGAGCGCTACGAAGATTGGATCAATAATTTTAATTCATGTCCTGTCCTACGTTTAGATATTAATGATTATGATTTAATGAAAAATCCTGACGCGATTGAATCAATTGTGAGCCGCATCAGTCATATGCTAAAACAAACAAGTCATTTACGAAAATAG
- a CDS encoding deoxynucleoside kinase: MTVPFVAVEGPIGVGKTSLAKEVSATFNYHLLKEIVDENPFLNKFYEDIEEWSFQTEMFFLCNRYKQLTDIKKLRLAQKTAVVSDYHIFKNLIFAKRTLAPAEYEKYEEIYQILTKGMPVPNVVVYLHASVDTLMQRIAKRGREFEKMISREYMEQLVADYHTFTEHFEKLHPEIPVIRFNGDQLDFVKNPQDLQYVLKTIEDTLQQRSLQQ, encoded by the coding sequence GTGACGGTTCCATTTGTTGCGGTAGAAGGTCCGATTGGTGTAGGCAAAACTTCTTTGGCAAAAGAGGTATCAGCGACATTTAATTACCATCTATTAAAGGAAATAGTAGACGAAAATCCGTTTTTAAATAAGTTTTATGAAGATATTGAGGAATGGAGCTTCCAAACGGAAATGTTCTTCCTATGTAATCGCTATAAGCAATTAACAGATATCAAAAAATTGCGGTTAGCACAAAAAACAGCAGTGGTATCGGACTATCATATTTTTAAAAATTTAATTTTCGCGAAGCGTACGTTGGCACCTGCTGAGTATGAAAAGTATGAAGAAATCTATCAAATTTTAACGAAAGGTATGCCCGTGCCAAATGTAGTTGTTTATTTACATGCTAGTGTAGATACGTTAATGCAACGTATTGCCAAACGGGGGCGTGAATTTGAGAAAATGATTTCCCGTGAATACATGGAGCAACTAGTAGCAGATTATCATACCTTTACTGAACATTTTGAGAAGTTGCATCCTGAAATTCCCGTTATTCGATTCAACGGAGACCAACTTGATTTTGTAAAAAACCCGCAAGATTTACAATATGTTTTAAAAACAATTGAAGATACGTTACAACAAAGGAGCTTGCAACAATGA